Proteins encoded together in one Cyanobacterium stanieri LEGE 03274 window:
- the rsgA gene encoding small ribosomal subunit biogenesis GTPase RsgA gives MTKSDHKIGTVMAVQANFYQVRLDEGQTLLCTRPTRLKKIGQSVLVGDRIYVKSTEFERGAIASVTPRKTELQRPPMANADQILLVFALEEPTLDPVQLSRFLVKAESTNLKLLLGLNKADLISQEKQKEWKQKLKLWGYEPYFFSVENNQGIEEIKTALKNKITIFAGPSGVGKSSLTSLLIPQLNIRIGEVSGKLQKGRHTTRHVELFEIPQGGYIADSPGFNQPDFDCDSQNLINYFPEARQKLSQGQCKFNDCLHQEEPECIVKGTWERYEYYLKFLDEILAQEEKIAQTRDTESSLKKMVKNSGKVYTEPKLNTKKYRRVSRRLSHQKLEELYDHQSLEEEDYF, from the coding sequence CCACAAAATTGGTACTGTAATGGCCGTACAGGCTAACTTTTATCAGGTAAGACTAGATGAGGGGCAAACGCTCCTTTGTACTCGTCCCACTCGTCTTAAAAAAATTGGTCAAAGTGTGCTTGTGGGCGATCGCATCTATGTAAAATCTACAGAATTTGAACGAGGGGCGATCGCCTCTGTAACCCCCCGTAAAACAGAATTACAACGCCCCCCCATGGCCAACGCAGATCAAATATTGTTAGTTTTTGCCCTCGAAGAACCAACCTTAGATCCCGTCCAACTTAGCCGTTTTTTAGTCAAAGCAGAATCCACTAATTTAAAACTATTATTAGGACTAAATAAAGCTGATTTAATATCCCAAGAAAAACAAAAAGAATGGAAACAAAAATTAAAATTATGGGGCTATGAACCATACTTTTTTAGTGTAGAAAATAATCAAGGAATCGAAGAAATTAAAACAGCCTTAAAAAATAAAATTACCATCTTTGCAGGGCCTAGCGGAGTGGGAAAATCTAGTTTAACCTCCCTCCTCATTCCCCAATTAAACATCCGCATCGGTGAAGTATCAGGAAAACTACAAAAAGGCAGACACACCACCCGCCACGTAGAATTATTTGAAATTCCCCAAGGAGGTTACATAGCCGACAGCCCCGGATTTAACCAACCAGACTTCGATTGTGATTCCCAAAATTTGATTAACTACTTTCCCGAAGCCAGACAAAAACTAAGTCAAGGGCAATGTAAATTTAACGACTGTTTACATCAAGAAGAGCCAGAATGTATCGTCAAAGGAACATGGGAAAGATATGAATATTACCTCAAATTTTTAGACGAAATCCTTGCCCAAGAAGAGAAAATAGCCCAAACCCGTGATACAGAATCGAGCTTAAAAAAAATGGTCAAAAATTCTGGTAAAGTCTATACAGAACCAAAATTAAACACAAAAAAATATCGTCGGGTATCCCGTCGTCTTAGTCATCAAAAATTAGAAGAATTATATGACCATCAATCCTTAGAAGAAGAAGATTATTTTTAG